The sequence below is a genomic window from Halosolutus gelatinilyticus.
CGCCGTCGGCGACGGTGAACGCGTGGCCGTCCGCGACGGTCGGCGACGGAATCGCCTCGTCGTAGCCCGGATCGAGCTGGCAACAGATCTTCCCGGTGTCCGGATCGATCGCCGTCAGCCGCTCGCCGCCGACGATAACCGCCTCGGTGGTGACGGTTGGCGTCCCGCTCGCGCCGATGTTGTGTGTTGTCCACTCAACGGACCCGTCGTCGCCGTCGAGCGCGTGGACTTCGCCGCCCGTCGTGAGGTAGACGGTTCCGTCGACGGCCGCGACCGGGCCCACGTGCTCGTACTCCCAGGCGACCTCGGCCGCCGGGCCCACGTCGTCCGCCGGCGAGACGATGGGGTTGTTTCCCGGACCGCCGCCCAGAGAGGACCAGCCGTCCGCCTCGGCGGTCGATTCGTCGGCGCGATCGGCGCTCGCGGCGCCAGTCGCCAACACGCTGCCGGCCACCGCGAGTCCGGTGTACTTCAGCACGTCGCGTCTGCCGTGTTCGATCATGCGACAGAACGTCGCCGTTTCCGTCAGTTAGCTATCGTGACGGTAGCACCGTTTCCGTCGTGCAACGGAAGTGTGCTGTGACTGTTCGTGTCGCCGCAACGATCCGTCGAAATCGCCGGCGGTTCCTTCGCGTCAGATCGCGTCAACGCTTCTCACGATCTGACAACTCTACACGAAATCAAGGGGTTGGACGCCACCGTCGAACGCGTCAGCCGCCCGTCAGACGCCCGTTGACACGGCCGCGTCAGACGCGGTCGCGTCCCCCTGTCTCCAGACGAAACGAGGGGGTTCATCGAACGGACACGTTTCCGACCGGCGCGACGAGACGCTCGTTTCGACTCCGCGACGCGTTCCGGAATCGGCGCGCGTCAGGACGCTTATTTCGCTGGGGTTCATAGAACGAATATGAACTGGCAGCCTGACTGGGGGCTTCGTGGGCGGATGTTCCTGACGATGTTCCTGCTGTTCGCCCTGTACATCGTCTTCGCCGGCGTGATCACCACGTACGTCGGCGGCGGAATCTTCGTCTTCGCGCTGTTGTTCGGCGGGATGTCGCTGGTGCAGTACTACTTCAGCGACACGCTCACCCTCAAGACGATGGGGGCGAAGACGGTCACCGCCGACGAGCACCCCCAACTGCACGCCTCGATCGAACGGCTCTCCCAGCAGGCCGACCTGCCGAAGCCGAAGGTCGCGGTCATGGACTCCTCGGTGCCGAACGCGTTCGCGACCGGCCGAAACCAGCGCAACGCCTCCGTCGCCGTCACGACGGGCCTCCTGCAGACGCTCGATCAGGACGAACTCGACGGCGTCCTCGCGCACGAACTCGCGCACGTGAAGAACCGGGACATGATGGTGATGACGATCGCCTCGTTCCTGTCGACGATCGCGTTCATGGTCGTCCGCTGGGGCGCGTTCTTCGGCGGCGGTCGGAACCGGCAGGGCGGCGGCATCGTCGTCGCGATCGTCGCCTCGCTGGTCGTCTGGATTATCAGCTACCTGCTCATCCGGGCGCTCTCCCGGTACCGCGAGTTCGCCGCCGATCGAGGCGCGGCCGTCATCACCGGCAAACCGTCGGCGCTCGCCTCGGCGCTCATGAAGATCTCCGGCGAGGTCGACAAGGTCCCGGACAAGGACTTACGCGAGGAGGCCGAGATGAACGCCTTCTTTATCATCCCACTGAAGTCCGGGATCGTCGGCAAGCTCTTCTCGACGCACCCGTCGACCGAACGCCGCGTCGAACGACTGCGTCAGCTCGAGCGCGAGATGGAAGGCTTCTAACCGATCGGTCGTGAGCGGGATACGTCGTCGATCACACCCGTCGCTCGACTCATCGTCGCTACCTGATCTATCCGGGCGGTTACTTATCCCGAACGGCCGGGCTTATCCGGCATGGTCGAACCGATCGGTCACGTCGCGGCGGCACTGCTGTTCGCGGTCCCCGCGTGGTTCCTGTGGGGGCGCCGCCCCGCGGTCACGTTCGCCGCGCTAACGCAGATGACGGCGCTGCTCCCCGACGTCGATGTCCATCTCCAGCGGTATTTTGCGCATCCGCTGCTCCAGCACCACGGCGTGACCCACACGGTACCGTTCGTGCTGATCGTGGGCGTCATCTTCGGCGTCGGTGCCGCGTACTGGTTGACCCCCGTGTTGAACGCCAATCGGCTGATCCACAGCGACTCGATCGCGCCCTCGACGACGTTCGTGTTCACGACGGCATCGTTCTGGGCCGGAGGTCTTAGCCACATCTTCGTCGACCTGCTCTCCGCTGCACCGGACGCGGCGATCGCTCCCTTCTGGCCGCTGTACCGCGGTGACATCGTCCTTCAGATCGTCGCCTACGACTCGACGCCGGTGAACCTCGGACTGATCGCCGCCGCGATCGTGCTCCACGCCGGACTCTACCGGACGGAGCGGTATCCGTACGAGACGCGCTGGGGGGTCGATTGACGACGCGACGTGATGAACGGTCGAAACCTTTTTCTTCACCCGCCTCGAATTATCACATGAGTTTTTGTAGAGAAATAAAATCGCAGCGATTTTCTACGCATTCCCTGTAGCTATCTCTCCGGCGCTCGCACGATCGATTTCGGACGTTCGTGCGACGCCGACGGAGGACTCCATTCATGACCGACGCCCCTTCACGAGACGCCGCCGAGACGAGTACCGATTCCCGAGCCGAGTTCGACTCGCTCGCCGACCCCGAGCACCTGCGGGGTTGCGATGGCGTTCGATACCAGGAGACGACGCGCGTTCACGGGGACGAGGACTACTGTATGGCCGACAAGGACGGCGCGGCTGCGGTCGGCGTGATGACCGCGGACGGGCGGGTGCTGCTGGCGACCCACCGGGAGGAATCCGTCGCGCTGCTGCCGAACGCCCACGTCGAATCCGGGGGTGACTGGGTGGCCGCTGGCTACCGCGCCGTCGAGCGGATCGTGGACGTCCCGATCGCGATCGAACGCCCGGTCCTCGTCCGATCGATCGAGCACGCCGTGCAGGGGCGCGACGAACTCCACACCACGAGTCACACGGTCGTTTTCGAAGCCTCGCCGCGATCGGCGGCCCGGGCGGCCGACCTCCCGTCCGGCGGCACGTGCACCTGGGACGGCGGGTGGTTCGAGTCGTTCCCCGAGTCGGGGCGCGACACGCCGACGGCTCCCGCCGCGGACGTTCGATTGTTCCTCGACTGACTGCTGGAGCAAATGAATACCTTTCAAAGGATCGCCCTCGAAGGGAGAGGTATGGGATTGCTGGACGGTCTCCGCGCCGTCCTCGGCTTACGCGCCGAGGCCGACGCCACGCGCGACGCCGACCCCGACGACCTCTTCGGAATGAGCACCGCCTACATCACGATGGAAGCCGATCTCGGCTACGAGTCGCTCGACGTCGGCGCCCTCTGTTTCTCCGGCGTGGACTCCCGAAGCTTTCGCGACACCGTCGACGAGGTCGAAGCCATCCTCGAGGCGGGCCGCGAGGAGACCGGCACCGAGTTCTCGGTCTCGGCGGACGACCACGGCTACCACTGGGTCGTCCTCGAGGACGACGATCCGGAGGACCTCATCACGAGCCTCCACTTCGCCGCGGACACGTTCATCGAACGCGACTACGGCTCGCGGCTGCTCGCGGCCGTCTTCGCGTACGGACACGGCGATGGCGGCGGAACCGCCGATGGGGGCGGGACGGCCTACTGGATCTACTCCTTCCGTCGCGGCCGGTTCTACCCCTTCGCACCCCGGCCCGGCCGCGAGCGCGACTCCAGCGCGGAGTTTAAACTCGAAGCGGCGCTCGACGGCGAACTCGAGATCGAACGCGAGAAGGAGTACTGGTACCCGTTATGGCCGAGTCGGAGCGGCACCCACCCCTGGGAGTAACGGCGTTGCGGGGCACGCCAGCGGTGGCCGCGATCGTCGGCGACGGATCGAACGGCGCTCGATGCCAAACTGTGTTGGAGACACAGGTATCCCTCTTCCGCCAGTACGAAGGTGTACGGTAGGACGGTTCGACGCCACATCATCACTTCATCATCCATCCGCCGTCCTACCCGCACCCCCTACTTTCAATCGCCTCCAGCGTGCGGTTTCGACCGCGTCGATCCGTTCGACCAGTGCGATCTCGGTCCGACTGAGTCGGACCGGTTTTACCCCCGCGCTCGGTACACGTGAACGGTGACCGATTGGAACCAGTTCAAGGGCGACCGCGCGAACGCGGGCGTCCGACGCGACCTCGACGGACCGCGACGCGTCGAAGAACGCTGGCGGGTCGATCTCTCCGGACCGATCCGATCGTCACCGGCGCTCGATCGCGACACCGTCTACGTCGGGACGAGCGTCGGCAATCTCTTCGCGCTCGACCGGGAGACGGGGCACCGCCGATGGGTGTTCGAGACGTTCGCAGCGATCGACGCGGCGCCGGCGGTCACGGACGACTCGGTCTACACGGGGACGGCCGACGGCACGATCCGTGCGCTCGACCCCAGCACCGGCGAGTTGCGCTGGGAGACCGAGCTTCCGGGGGACCTCACGACCTCCCTGTCGCTGGCAGACGCAGGGCTGGACGACGAGCGGCTGTTCGTCGGCCACGCCAACGGGACGAGTGGGACGGGACTGTCGGCGATCGACGCCGACACCGGCGAGATTCTCTGGTGCCACGAAACGGACGGTGAGATCGCCGGCTGTCCGGCGATCGACGACGAGCGCGTCTACGTCGGGACGGACGCGGAGACGGTCCTCGCCGTCGCGATCGACACTGGCGACCTCGAGTGGGAGGTCCCCGCCGACGGCTCGATCACCGACGGACCGACCCTCGCCGACGGGCTGGCGTACGCCGGCGACGACGCCGGGACGCTGCTCGCGCTGGACGCCGAGACCGGCCAGACGTGGTTCACATACGGGATCGACGACGTGTTCACGTCGTCGGCGACGGTCTTGCCCGAGGAGGAAACCACCTTCGTCGGCGCCGCGGACGGCTACCTGCACGTGACCGACACCACGTTCGGCCGCCGCAAAGTCCGGGGCTGGCTCTTCTCGAAGAATGGGATCGCGCTCGACGGCTCGGTCCGATCGAGTCCCGTCGTCGCCGGCGATATCTGCATCGCGGGGGACGAAACCGGCTCGCTCTTCGGGATCGACGCCGCGGAATTCGACTTACTATGGCACTTCGCGGTCGAGGGCGCCGTCAGGAGCACGCCCGCGATCGCCGAGGAACGACTGTACGTCGGCAGCGACGATGAACGGCTCTACTGCCTCGAATGGGGTCCCGACGAGCCGATACCTTGAGCCGCGATCGGGCGGCTCACCGCGGCGGATCGGACCTCGACCCCGCAACTCCCTTTTCGTCCGTTTCGTTCGTCGATCGTCGACCGTCCCCTTCTCTGGTAAACGTTCGTCCTTGCTGACCGATTACCCCGACGCCGGCGGGCACTTTCACTTCCACTACCCTGTTAACGAGGGTTTATGAGGGGTCCGGCATAATGACCTGGTATGCCAGACGCAGACCTCGAGACCCTCCCCGGTGTCGGCCCGGCAACGGCAGACAAACTCCACGACGCGGGCTTCGACTCGTTCCAGAGCCTCGCCGTCGCCTCGCCGTCCGAACTATCGAACACGGCGGACGTCGGCGAGTCCACGGCCGCGGACATCGTCCGCGCCGCCCGTGACGCCGCCGACATCGGCGGATTCGAGACCGGGTCGACCGTTCTCGAACGCCGAAACGAGATCGGCAAGCTGAGTTGGCACATCGACGAGGTTGACGATCTGCTCGGCGGCGGCATCGAGACCCAGTCGATCACCGAAGTCTACGGCGAGTTCGGCTCCGGCAAGTCGCAGATCACCCACCAGATGGCCGTCAACGTCCAGCTCCCGAAGGAGGTCGGCGGCCTCCACGGCAGCGCCATCTTCATGGACTCCGAGGACACTTTCCGCCCCGAGCGGATCGACGACATGGTCCGCGGCCTCCCGGACGCCGCTATCGAGGCCGCGCTCCAGGATCGCGAGATCGAGGGCGCGGTCGACGACGAGGATGCGCTCGAGGCGCTCGTCGAGGACGTCCTCGAGAAGATCCACGTCGCGAAGGCGTTCAACTCCAACCACCAGATGCTGCTCGCCGAGAAGGCGAAGGAACTCGCCAGCGAGCACGAGGACTCTGAGTATCCCGTTCGCCTGCTCTGCGTCGACTCGCTGACCGCTCACTTCCGCGCGGAGTACGTCGGCCGCGGTGAACTCGCCAATCGCCAGCAGAAGCTCAACAAGCACCTCCACGACCTGGACAAGGTCGGCAACCTCTACAACACCGCCGTTATCGTCACCAATCAGGTCGCCTCGAACCCCGACTCGTTCTTCGGCGACCCGACCCAGCCGATCGGCGGCAACATCCTCGGCCACAAATCGACGTTCCGGATCTACCTCCGCAAGTCGAAAGGCGACAAGCGGATCGTCCGCCTGGTCGACGCACCGAACCTCGCCGACGGCGAGGCAGTCATGCGGGTCGAAAACGGCGGTCTGAAACCGGAATAATCCGCTACTCGTCGCGTTTCGCGTATCGATTTTCGTCCGCTCGATCACGATCGCTGAGCGCCTCGAGCGAGACGTTCCCGGTCGTATCGGCGTCGACCGTGACCGTGACCTCGTACCCGGCGTAGTCGAAGCGAACGCTCCCGGCTCGGTGCCGCCCGGTGCGGGTCGGCGCGAACAGTTCGTCGAGCGCTTCGGAGTCGATCACGTCCCACAGCGGCGGCAGTGAGAGCGGGTCGCAGTCCTCGGCGTCACTCACGGCGCTGACGATCGTTCCGGTTACCGAGTCGGGTTCGCGGGCGTCTGCCGTCAGCGGGTGGACAATCATCGAACCCTATACGCTAGTCGACGATAAATAGCTGCCTGCAAGCTTCACGAATCGATAATTTTCCGGTCCGCGGACGATCCGAACCGATGAACGACGGATCGAACCCGTCTCGCGTACCGGGACCAGCGGTTCGGACGGCGGTCGAGTTGGGCGATCGATCGCCGAGCGATCAGTCTTCGGTCGTCGTCTTCTCGACGTCGAGTTCGCCCTGGTAGATCTCGGCGCCATCCTGGGCGACCTTCTCGGCGAGGACCGCACACTTGACGCGCATCGGCGAGATGTCGACGCCGAGCATGTCGATGACGTCGTCGCGGTCCATCTCGAGGAGTTCGTCGACCGTCTTGCCGGCCAGTTTCGTCGAGAGCATACTCGCGGACGCCTGGCTGATCGCACAGCCGTCGCCGGAGAAGGCGACCCGTTCGATCGTCTCGTCGTCCTCGTCGAGACGGACGTCCATCCGGATCTCGTCGCCGCACATCGGGTTCTCGCCGACGTGCGTAAACGTCGGATCCTCGAGTTCCCCGTAGTTCCGGGGGTTCTTGTAGTGGTCGAGGATCTGCTGTCGGTACATATCCGAGCCCAGTCCCATCGTTGGCTTCGAGTACGGCCGGTCCACCGAAAAGGGTTCCGACCGGTTCGGCGCGGTACCGGCCCGTCCGATCGCTCCTCGTCCGGTCTCGGTAGTCGTCTGTTCGACGAGAAGCGATCGAAGACGTCGCTGCAACTCGGTCGGCTCGAGCGGTTGGTGGTCGATGCTGCTACGTCGACCCCTAGTCGAGATCGATCGGGGGTTCAGGTGGCAGGCGCCGACGATGACGACCACGCCGACGATCGCGACGACGAGCATCGTCCGAGTCACCGACAGTCCCAGCACGGTCGCGGAGACCAGCGCAACCGCGAACGCGGGCGGAACGATCCCGAGCAGGAGATCGTACCGATTCGCCGCGGCGAGAACGTCGACCAAGGCGTCGAACGAATCCCGTTCGGGACGGCCGATAGTGTTCTCGTACATGCGTTCTCACCTCGGCGATAGCCAGTACGAGCGCCCGACGGAAACTCATTCGCGAGTTTATCGTTGTTGTCGTCGATCGCGGTCGCGGGCCGGGGAGCGACGACGGCGGACGGACCGGTTGCCCACCGTCACGTCTCCCCTGCGATCTCCGCGTCGAACTGCGCGACGTACTCGCGGACGAACGCCGCCCGATCGGCCGCGAGGTCCCGCCCGACGTCCGTGTACATTCGCTCGGGTAACGCGAGGATCTTCTTGTGGACGTGGTTGTACTGCGTCGCGCCAGCGGTCGTCTCGTCGTCGGCGAGCGGGATCGCGGGATCGTGGATCGGGTCGCCGAGTTCGGCACCGTAGGCGAACACCCGGGCGATTCCCACCGCGCCGAGGGCGTCGAGGTTGTCCGCGTCCGAGAGGAGCTTCGCCTCGATCGTCTCCGGTTCGACGTCGTTCGAGAACCGGTGGGCGCGGATGCAGTGTCGGACCGCGTCGATCGTCCCCTCACCGGCGCCGAGTCTCCGCAGGATCTCGCTCGCTTCCCGAGCACCCCAGACCGCGTGGTCGTCGATCTCGCCGCGATCCTCCCGCGATCGGCCCACGTCGTGCAGGAGGGCGGCCAGCGTCACGACCCGGTCGTCGACAGGTTCCGGGTGGCGATCGCACAGCATCTCGGCGATCGTTTCGACCCGCTGAACGTGGCGCCAATCGTGGGCCGGCGACGCGTCGTCGAAGTACGTTCGAGCGCGGCGGCGGACGTCCTCGAGCATGGCCGTCGTGTTTCGCCACCGGGCGAATAAACGCTCCGTTCATGTCCGATGAAGTCCGGGGAAGGATGGGTGTATCAGCCGTTTCGCTCGGTGTTCGGACCGCCCCGTTGCGAACGCGCCCGATCGACCATCTGTGATCTCGTCGAACTCGTCGTTCGGGGCGCAGATATTCTTCGGGCAGGTACTCGTCCGCGTTGCCCTCGGTTCCGCCGCCGGGAACGCGATCGATCGCGGGTCGTGCGGAGAGAACGACGAGTGATCTTCCTGAGCGCCCGCTTCGCCGGAAATTCATTCTCCACCTCTTCTATACGCTCGGCATCAAATTCTAATTATCTGTCAACGAAGAAATTTTTAAATACCATTACTATAATGTAGAACTTGTTGGAAAATATGAAGCTCAACACTCGACGAGGTTTCTTGAAAGCGACGTGTGCCGTCACCGGACTCGGTCTGGCGTCATCCGCGTCCGCCCGATCAGATAGCGACCAGTCGTCCGAGGGGTCGTTATCGAACTTCGAAGTAACCGGTACAAAGACGGTGAAAGTGACGTTCAACAAGAATAGATTCGTCATCAAAAAGGCGTACGAGAGTCCGGATCTGAAGGAGAGAAAAGGCAGTACTACATTCACGAAAAAGAAGCGCATCGATCGGCCGGCACCGAAAGAGGACGACCTCCCGCTCCGCGGAAAGCGAACGACGACTGAACCGTGGCACACGTACATGGCGACGGAGAGCGAGTGGAAAACGATCTCACAACGACGACGAATGACCATCGGTCAGGAGGACGTCTCCGCGCAACACAGCCACCCGCCCGAGGAAGACGAGCACTGCGGGATCGGCGTCTGGGATTACGAACAAGACGGCGAGGATTACTACGTGAAGTCCCCGATGAATATCGTGTGCAAGGGGTACGACGTCGAAGACGTGGAAGATATCATCGACGACGAAGGGTGGTACGACGAAGACGACTACAGTCTCTCGTGGAAGCGATACGCGTGGGATACGGATCGAGAGCTGTTCGTCGGCCCCGACAACGAACCGCAGGGCGAGTATTCACACGCCGTTAATAAACGAGTCGGGTGGCTAGGCCGAAAGCACGCGAAGTTCTGGGAGTTGGAAGACGGAATCGTCACCATTCAGGCCCACGAAGACGGATCGTTCGACCATAGCACCGGGCTGGAATACGACCCCGGACGGGAGGCGATCGTCGATATACTCACGAGCAACGGCGGATCGTACGACGGTACCACGTATCTAAATAATAGCAAGAAAGACCACTCGGGATACGCTACGGTTATCGAAGGTGATTTTGATTCGATTAACCGGAGTTGCTAGCGTACGAGTGGCCGGTTCAACGCCCGGTAGATGATAGATAATCACCACCGGGCCATCGCTTAGAGAGGGTTTTTATACTATTTTCCCGTATCTGAATATATGGTTGACAAAGTACGAGAAATAGCCGCAAGCGCAGTACTGCTTTCCATCGCTGGCTACGCCGTGTGGCCGTGGGGAGGCGGCCCCTGGCGGCAGGTGATGCTACGCGTATACGAACCCCTGAACGGCGATCTCGAGGTCGCGGTGTTGCTACTGGCGGTGAGTGCGGCTATCGGTTTCGGAATAGTGATGGGAAGTCGTATTCGACTGTCCGATCTCGCGACCGGCGGCGTCCTCGCGTACGTCTTCTGGATGGCAGTGCTGTTTCTCGCGGTATCGCTACACGAACCGCTCCTGCCGATTATCACCTACGGACTCATGCTCGTCGGCGCTCTCTTCGGCGGCGTTATTGCGACGGTCGTCGGCAACAGAACGGGCGTCGATCCCACCACGAAATCGTCCTGACTCGCCTTTCGAATCGGGCGCAGTGCATCTTTTCCGACCGTCACGACGAATAGCTCGATCGGTGACACGCGTCGACGGTCGATCGCCAGGGCGAAACCGACGCAGGCCTCCGGTTCTCCAATAGCTATTGCTCTTGTCCGGAAATGCGCACGTATGCGAGTCATCGACGCGGATCTGCTCGTCACCGGTCGGGACGAGCAGCCGATCGACGGCGGGCGAGTCGTGCTCGCCGACGACGGGACGATCGACGCCGTCGGGACGCAGGAGGACGTGGACGCGCCGGCGGCCGCCGACGTCGCGTCGTACCCCGCCGTCGTCCCGGGGTTCATCGACGCGCACGTGCACCTCCAGGGAATGCGCGAGATGGACCCGATGACGTGGGTCACGGAGTCGTCGGAACTGGGGGCCGCGCGAGCGACCGCGGATCTCCGGCGACTCCTCGGGGCGGGGTTCACGACGGTCCGGGACGTCGGTTCGACGACCGGCCTGGCCCTCCGGCAAGCGGTCCGGGAGGGAACGATTCCGGGGCCGCGGATCTTCACCAGCGGCCGCACTATCAGCCAGACCGCCGGTCACGGCGACGCCCACTTCCTCCCCTACGAGTGGGTCGCCGACGGCGGCGCCGCGCTGTCGACGCTGGCGGACGGCGCCGACGAGTGCCGGAAGGAGGCCCGCAAACGCATCCGCGAGGGCGTCGACGTGCTGAAGATCATGACCACCGGCGGGGTGCTCAGCGAGAAGGACGCCCCCGATCAGAGCCAGTTCACCGACGCCGAGGTGCGAGCGTTGGTCGAGGAGGCCCACCGCGTCGGCATCCCGGTGGCCTCCCACGCGCAGGGCGCACCCGGCATCAAGACGGCGCTTCGAAACGGCGTCGACACGATCGAGCACGGCTTCTACCTCGACGAAGAGTGTCTCGAACTCTTCGACGAGACGGGCGCCACCTTCGTCCCGACGCTGTCGATCATGCACCGACTCGTCGAGCACGGCGGCGACCACGGCGTCCCCGATTACGGACTCGAAAAGGCTCGGGAGGCCCGCGAAGCGCACTTCGACGCCGTCGAACGCGCGTACGAGGCCGGCGTTCCGATCGCCACCGGAACGGACTTCCTCGGCCCCGAACTGGTCCCGCACGGCGAGAACGCCCTCGAACTGGAGCTGTTCGTCGACGGGGTTGGAATGGACGAACACGACGCGCTTCAGTCCGCGACGCGGATCGCCGCCCGAACGATCCCCGCGGACGACGTCGGGGTTCTCGAACCGGGTAACCGCGGCGACCTGCTCGGACTCGGGAGCGACCCGATCGCGGACATCGGCGCAGTCCGCGACGTCGAGGCCGTGTACGTGGACGGCGGACCCGCTCGCTGGTAACGCAGCCGGAAGAAATCGATCGTCGGGGAGCCGCTCCTCACACTTCGTCGATAGCCTACGCGAACAACTGTCGGGCGTCGTCTAACGCCTCGACCAGCGTGTCGACCTCCTCGCGCGTGTTGTACACGTAGAACGAGGCGCGGGCGGAGGCCGGAACGCCGAGTTTGTCGTGCAGCGGTTGGGTGCAATGGTCGCCGGCGCGGATCGCGATCGTGTGGTCGTTCAGGATCGAGGTCAGGTCGTGGGCGTGGACGCCGTCGAGGTTGAAGCTGACGAGGCCGCCGCGATCGGGGCCGCCCTCGGGGCCGTAGATCTCGACGTCGTCCTCCTCCTGCAGTCGATCGTAGGCGTAGGCGGCCAGCTCCTCCTCGTGGGCCCGAATCCGGTCCATACCGATGGCTTCGAGCCAGTCGATCGCCGCGTGGAGGCCGACGGCCTCCGCAATGGGGGGCGTTCCGGGTTCGAACTTCCAGGGAAGGTCGCCCCACGTCGACTCCTCGAAGGTGACCTTGCGGATCATGCCGCCGCCGTAGAGGTAGGGATCGAGATCTTCGAGCAGGTCCCGCTTGCCGTAGAGGACGCCGATGCCGGTCGGGCCGGCCATCTTGTGGCCCGAGAAGGCGTAGAAGTCGGCGCCGATCTCCTTCACGTCGACCGGACGAGTGGGGACCGCCTGGGCGCCGTCGATGAACGAGAGCGCGCCGTGGTCGTGCGCGAGGGCCGTCAGTTCGGCGACGGGGTTGACCGTGCCGAGGGTGTTCGAGACGTGGACGGCGGAGACGATCGCGGCGTCGTCGTCGATCAACTCGCGGGCGTGATCCATGTCGAGACGACCGGTATCGTCGATCCGGATGTACTCGACGTCGGCGCCCGTCCGGCGGGCGATCTGCTGCCACGTCACGAGGGAGGCGTGGTGTTCCATCTCCGTGAGGACGACCCGATCGCCGGGGCCGAGTTCGTTCAGCCCCCACGAGTAGGCGACCAGGTTCTCGCTTTCGGTCGTGTTCTTCGTGAAGACGACTTCCTCGCGGCCGTCGGCGCCGATGAAGTCGGCGACCCGATCGTGGGCCTCCTCGTAGGCGGTCGACGCCTCTTGGCTGAGGTGGTGGATCCCCCGGTGGACGTTCGCGTTGGACTCGCGGTAGTAGTCGCTCATCGCGTCG
It includes:
- a CDS encoding HalOD1 output domain-containing protein; protein product: MIVHPLTADAREPDSVTGTIVSAVSDAEDCDPLSLPPLWDVIDSEALDELFAPTRTGRHRAGSVRFDYAGYEVTVTVDADTTGNVSLEALSDRDRADENRYAKRDE
- the htpX gene encoding zinc metalloprotease HtpX, which produces MNWQPDWGLRGRMFLTMFLLFALYIVFAGVITTYVGGGIFVFALLFGGMSLVQYYFSDTLTLKTMGAKTVTADEHPQLHASIERLSQQADLPKPKVAVMDSSVPNAFATGRNQRNASVAVTTGLLQTLDQDELDGVLAHELAHVKNRDMMVMTIASFLSTIAFMVVRWGAFFGGGRNRQGGGIVVAIVASLVVWIISYLLIRALSRYREFAADRGAAVITGKPSALASALMKISGEVDKVPDKDLREEAEMNAFFIIPLKSGIVGKLFSTHPSTERRVERLRQLEREMEGF
- the radA gene encoding DNA repair and recombination protein RadA; this encodes MPDADLETLPGVGPATADKLHDAGFDSFQSLAVASPSELSNTADVGESTAADIVRAARDAADIGGFETGSTVLERRNEIGKLSWHIDEVDDLLGGGIETQSITEVYGEFGSGKSQITHQMAVNVQLPKEVGGLHGSAIFMDSEDTFRPERIDDMVRGLPDAAIEAALQDREIEGAVDDEDALEALVEDVLEKIHVAKAFNSNHQMLLAEKAKELASEHEDSEYPVRLLCVDSLTAHFRAEYVGRGELANRQQKLNKHLHDLDKVGNLYNTAVIVTNQVASNPDSFFGDPTQPIGGNILGHKSTFRIYLRKSKGDKRIVRLVDAPNLADGEAVMRVENGGLKPE
- a CDS encoding metal-dependent hydrolase, translated to MVEPIGHVAAALLFAVPAWFLWGRRPAVTFAALTQMTALLPDVDVHLQRYFAHPLLQHHGVTHTVPFVLIVGVIFGVGAAYWLTPVLNANRLIHSDSIAPSTTFVFTTASFWAGGLSHIFVDLLSAAPDAAIAPFWPLYRGDIVLQIVAYDSTPVNLGLIAAAIVLHAGLYRTERYPYETRWGVD
- the sufU gene encoding Fe-S cluster assembly sulfur transfer protein SufU gives rise to the protein MGLGSDMYRQQILDHYKNPRNYGELEDPTFTHVGENPMCGDEIRMDVRLDEDDETIERVAFSGDGCAISQASASMLSTKLAGKTVDELLEMDRDDVIDMLGVDISPMRVKCAVLAEKVAQDGAEIYQGELDVEKTTTED
- a CDS encoding metal-dependent hydrolase family protein, encoding MRVIDADLLVTGRDEQPIDGGRVVLADDGTIDAVGTQEDVDAPAAADVASYPAVVPGFIDAHVHLQGMREMDPMTWVTESSELGAARATADLRRLLGAGFTTVRDVGSTTGLALRQAVREGTIPGPRIFTSGRTISQTAGHGDAHFLPYEWVADGGAALSTLADGADECRKEARKRIREGVDVLKIMTTGGVLSEKDAPDQSQFTDAEVRALVEEAHRVGIPVASHAQGAPGIKTALRNGVDTIEHGFYLDEECLELFDETGATFVPTLSIMHRLVEHGGDHGVPDYGLEKAREAREAHFDAVERAYEAGVPIATGTDFLGPELVPHGENALELELFVDGVGMDEHDALQSATRIAARTIPADDVGVLEPGNRGDLLGLGSDPIADIGAVRDVEAVYVDGGPARW
- a CDS encoding HD domain-containing protein; amino-acid sequence: MLEDVRRRARTYFDDASPAHDWRHVQRVETIAEMLCDRHPEPVDDRVVTLAALLHDVGRSREDRGEIDDHAVWGAREASEILRRLGAGEGTIDAVRHCIRAHRFSNDVEPETIEAKLLSDADNLDALGAVGIARVFAYGAELGDPIHDPAIPLADDETTAGATQYNHVHKKILALPERMYTDVGRDLAADRAAFVREYVAQFDAEIAGET
- a CDS encoding PQQ-binding-like beta-propeller repeat protein; its protein translation is MTDWNQFKGDRANAGVRRDLDGPRRVEERWRVDLSGPIRSSPALDRDTVYVGTSVGNLFALDRETGHRRWVFETFAAIDAAPAVTDDSVYTGTADGTIRALDPSTGELRWETELPGDLTTSLSLADAGLDDERLFVGHANGTSGTGLSAIDADTGEILWCHETDGEIAGCPAIDDERVYVGTDAETVLAVAIDTGDLEWEVPADGSITDGPTLADGLAYAGDDAGTLLALDAETGQTWFTYGIDDVFTSSATVLPEEETTFVGAADGYLHVTDTTFGRRKVRGWLFSKNGIALDGSVRSSPVVAGDICIAGDETGSLFGIDAAEFDLLWHFAVEGAVRSTPAIAEERLYVGSDDERLYCLEWGPDEPIP
- the pspAB gene encoding PspA-associated protein PspAB, with the protein product MGLLDGLRAVLGLRAEADATRDADPDDLFGMSTAYITMEADLGYESLDVGALCFSGVDSRSFRDTVDEVEAILEAGREETGTEFSVSADDHGYHWVVLEDDDPEDLITSLHFAADTFIERDYGSRLLAAVFAYGHGDGGGTADGGGTAYWIYSFRRGRFYPFAPRPGRERDSSAEFKLEAALDGELEIEREKEYWYPLWPSRSGTHPWE